The sequence below is a genomic window from Methylotuvimicrobium sp. KM2.
CTCTTTCCCAAATCTCCTACCGGCATTCGCGGGCTGGACGACATTACCGGCGGCGGCCTGCCCACGGGCCGGCCTACGCTGGTGTGCGGCGGCGCCGGCTGCGGCAAGACGCTCCTGGCGATGGAGTTCCTGGTCCACGGCGCGGTGAGCTATAGTGAACCAGGCGTGTTCATGACCTTCGAGGAAACCTCTGCGGACCTCGCCAAGAACGTTGCTTCGCTCGGCTTCGATCTGCCGGCCTTGATCGCCGACAAGAAGCTCCTGGTGGATCATGTGGCCATAGAGCGCAGCGAGATCGAGGAGACTGGCGAATACGATCTCGGCGGGCTGTTCATTCGCTTGGGCCACGCGATCGACTCGATCGGCGCGAAGCGTGTGGCACTGGACACCGTGGAAGCGCTATTCTCGGCCCTGCCCAATCAAGCGATTCTGCGTGCGGAGCTGCGCCGGCTGTTCCGTTTCCTCAGGGACAAAAACGTCACCGTCGTCATCACGGGCGAGCGCGGTGAAGCTATCCTGGCGCGCCACGGCATCGAGGAATATCTCTCCGATTGCGTCATCATACTCGACCATTGCGTGAGCGAGCAGATGTCCACCCGGCGCCTGCGCGTGGCAAAATATCGGGGCTCCATGCATGGCACCAACGAATATCCGTTCCTGATCGATGAACAGGGTATCTTTGTGTTGCCGGTCACCTCGCTCGGGCTGAATCACGAAGTCTCCATGGAACGCATCCCCACCGGCATCGCGCGGCTGGATACGATGCTCGGCGGCCAGGGGTATTTCCGCGGCAGCAGCATCCTAATCTCCGGCACGGCAGGCTGCGGCAAGACCAGCGTGGCGGCGCACTTGGCCGACGCCACTTGCCGGCGCGAGGAGCGTTGCCTGTCGTTTCTGTTCGAAGAATCCCCCAACCAGTTGATGCGCAACATGCGCTCCATCGGACTGGACTTGCAGCCGTGGTTGGAGAATGGATTGTTGCGCTTGCAGGCGGTGCGGCCATCGTTATATGGCCTGGAAATGCACCTCGCCGCCATGCTCAAGGCAATCGATGAGTTTCAACCCTCGGTCGTGATCGTGGACCCGATCAGCAGCTTCAGCGCGGCCAGCAGTCCGTTCCAGGTCAAGTCCATGCTCATCCGGTTAGTGGACTATCTCAAGGTCAAGGGGATCACCGCGATGCTGGTCTACCTGACCACTGGCGGCAGCGCACCGGAATATACCGACATGGAAATCTCCTCTTTGATCGACACCTGGCTGTTATTGCGCGACATCGAGCAGAACGGCGAATGCAACCGCGGAATGTATGTCCTCAAATCGCGCGGCATGGCGCACTCGAACCAGATCCGCGAGTTTAAGCTCACGGAACGCGGCGTGGAATTGCTGGATGTGTATGTCGGCCTTGACGGCGTGTTGACCGGCTCTGCGCGACTGGCGCAGGAAGCAAAGGAACGGGCGGAACTCGAAGCCTCCCAGCTGGATATGGAAGAACAGCAGGCAGCCCTTGAATACAAACGCCACATGCTGGAAAGTCAAATCGCCGCGCTGCGCGCCGAATTTGCCGCCACCGAGGTGGAAGTCAAACGCCTCATCCGCCAGGGCGAGCAACGCCGCGAACGCTTGGAGCATGACATGGCCGCAATGCGCCGTATCCGTCATGCCGATGCCGCCGCAGCCAACCATCAGGAGAAAACGAAATGACCAAAGCAAAACCAGAAAGTGCTACCAAGGCAGCCGACCCCGTATGGGAGCTGCGCCTCTATGTGGCCGGAGAGTCTCCCAAGGCGCTAACCGCCTTCGCCAACCTCAAGCGCATCTGCGAAGAGCATCTCGAGGGGCAATACCGCATCGAGGTCATTGACCTTCTGCAGAATCCGCAACTGGCTGCTGACGAGCAGATCTTCGCCCTACCGACGCTGGTGCGCAAACTCCCGCAGCCGATCCGCAAGATTATCGGCGACCTTTTCAACACCGAGCGAGTGTTGGTCGGCCTCGATCTGCGCGTCAGCCCATGAAGGAGCCTAAAATGAACGACAACAGCTCCAGCTTCGAAACGCTGCAGACCTCATCCGACAAAGGGCTTTATGTACTGAGGCTCTACATCGCCGGCAACACGCCACAATCCACCCGCGCCATCGAGAACCTCAAGCAGTTGTGCGAATCCCGCTTGCAAGGCCGCTACGAACTGACCATCGTCGATCTCCACCAAATGCCTGACGCCGGCCAAGACGAACGAATCATCTGCGCACCAACGCTCGTCAAACAACAGCCGCCACCGGTGCGCCGACTGACCGGCGACCTATCGAACACCGATCGGGTCCTGCGTGCGCTGGACATCACGCAGGAAA
It includes:
- the kaiC gene encoding circadian clock protein KaiC, with the translated sequence MKKTMKTLPDQISSLFPKSPTGIRGLDDITGGGLPTGRPTLVCGGAGCGKTLLAMEFLVHGAVSYSEPGVFMTFEETSADLAKNVASLGFDLPALIADKKLLVDHVAIERSEIEETGEYDLGGLFIRLGHAIDSIGAKRVALDTVEALFSALPNQAILRAELRRLFRFLRDKNVTVVITGERGEAILARHGIEEYLSDCVIILDHCVSEQMSTRRLRVAKYRGSMHGTNEYPFLIDEQGIFVLPVTSLGLNHEVSMERIPTGIARLDTMLGGQGYFRGSSILISGTAGCGKTSVAAHLADATCRREERCLSFLFEESPNQLMRNMRSIGLDLQPWLENGLLRLQAVRPSLYGLEMHLAAMLKAIDEFQPSVVIVDPISSFSAASSPFQVKSMLIRLVDYLKVKGITAMLVYLTTGGSAPEYTDMEISSLIDTWLLLRDIEQNGECNRGMYVLKSRGMAHSNQIREFKLTERGVELLDVYVGLDGVLTGSARLAQEAKERAELEASQLDMEEQQAALEYKRHMLESQIAALRAEFAATEVEVKRLIRQGEQRRERLEHDMAAMRRIRHADAAAANHQEKTK
- a CDS encoding circadian clock KaiB family protein, which codes for MTKAKPESATKAADPVWELRLYVAGESPKALTAFANLKRICEEHLEGQYRIEVIDLLQNPQLAADEQIFALPTLVRKLPQPIRKIIGDLFNTERVLVGLDLRVSP
- a CDS encoding circadian clock KaiB family protein → MNDNSSSFETLQTSSDKGLYVLRLYIAGNTPQSTRAIENLKQLCESRLQGRYELTIVDLHQMPDAGQDERIICAPTLVKQQPPPVRRLTGDLSNTDRVLRALDITQETI